TGTGATATTCCCTTCGAAGTCATACTGCATAGGAATTCTTTCTGGTATTCGATCATAGAATCGAAACGTAATAAACATGGAAGCGAAAGCAATAATAAAGGAAATGATAAACCAGAGATTGGAATAAGTCAGTTTTTGGTCACGAAACTTTGTATCTACAACTACTAGTTGCGATTTTTTCTCTGACCAATTTTCCTTCTTTTTTAATGCCTTCATTTCACGGTGAAACTTTAGGTAGATGAAAAAGCTGCCTATCATAAACAATCCAACTATAATAGAAAAAAGTATGCTCATTGTTTCCTCGTCTTCAAAATATGAACCCGTGACCAGAAATACAATTGCCACAAGTGCACTCACTATTCCAGTTAAAACAACGTATCGATTTCGCATTGACTTCAATTTCGGGCTATGGTAAATTTCTTCCGGTATCGATACGCCAAAGCTTTCTGTTTTCCTCGTCCAATACGGAATAAACATGAGTGAAATAAACACTGGAATCATGATCACTAACAGTAAAATAACCATCGTCACATTCATTACTTTCCACCTTCTCCCTTTTGGAATTCATTGAATAACCCGCTGCAAAGCTCTAAAAATTCTTTTTCACTTACATCCCGACAAACAGATTCTGCTATTAAAGGATGCAAAAGGTGCTTAAGCTGACCAATATATATTTCATCGGCTTCTGGTATTCCATCAGGATTAACAACGACACCTTTTTGTCGATGGATTAAAATAAATCCTTCCTGCTTGAGATGCTGGTACGCTTTATTAACGGTGTGTAAATTAATTCCAATATCTGCTGCCAGTGACCGGACAGATGGCAGCCCCTCCCCTGGTACAATCTCCTGTTTGGCTATTCCAGCTATTATTTGATTTTTTAACTGCGTATAAATTGGCTCTTCTGCTTCTAGATCGAGGTTTATATACACATTAAATCACCTTCTTTGTTATTATATGTCTATCTGTTATATTTAGTGTATAACAGTTATCACAAAAAAGCAAGTGCCTAAAGTTTTAATGATTTGATTTAATTCATAGTTATCTGATAAGATTACTATAATTTAATATACTTTCTTAAAAGATCAGAAAGCATAAATAAAAATATGTCTAGCTCCAGCGCCCAGAAGCTACCGTCATAAGCAATGGACACTACGAACGCTAAATCCGTGCGTTCTACGGCCCCTTGCTTATGCGTCCGCTTCTAAACGGGGCGCTTGCGCTTTCCTTATTAAGAGTGGTGGAGGGAATGGCCCTATGAAGCCCGGCAACCCTTTGAAGAAATTCAGGGAAGGTGCCAATTCCAGCAGAACAATGTTCTGACAGATAAGACGAAGCCGTTTCCTAAACTTCTTCTTAATCGAAGAAGTTTTTTTACTATAGTCATACTGGGGGGGGAGTGCAATGAAGTACGGTTTTTGGTTACCTATTTTTGGTGGATGGCTGCGAAATGTTGACGACGAAAACATGCCTCCAACCTATGAATACGCAAAACAAGTAGTTCAGTCAGCTGAAAAATGGGGATATGATACCACGTTAATAGCTGAATTATATTTGAACGATATAAAAGGAATTGAGCATGACTCCATTGAGGCATGGTCAACTGCTGCGGCATTGGCAGCGGTTACAGATAAGATTGAGATCATGGCTGCGGTGCGACCAGTTTTCCACAACCCTGCAGTAACGGCAAAAATGGCAGCAAATATTGACCATATTTCAAATGGCAGGTTCACATTAAATGTTGTGTCCGGATGGTGGGAAGAAGAGGCGCGTCAATACGATGGCGACTTCACAGAACACGATGAACGGTACCAACGCACAGAGGAATTCTTGGATGTATTAAAAGGAATGTGGGCAGAGAAAGTTTTCAATTACAAAGGTAAGTTTTACGAAGTTACCAATGCTCACTTAGAGCCAAAGCCAGTCCAGCGTCCGAATCCCATTTTATATGCAGGCGGGGAAAGCCAGCGCGGTAAACAGGTGATCGTGGATTCCTGTGATGCTTATGTTATGCACGGTGGAACTGTAGAGGAAATCCAGACTAAAGTGGAAGATATGCGCAAACTCCGTGCAGAATCCGGCAAAGAGCCATTACAATCTTTTGGATTGGCTGCTTACATTATTTGCCGCGACACAGAAGAAGAAGCATTTGAGGAATGGAAGCGAATTACAGATGTAAAAGAAACAACCGGCTACGCAGGATATCAGGATTTTGTTGGCAAATCTGAACTAGCAGCAAGTGAAGCTAAATGATTATTCCGTATCCAACAGAGGATTGCGCCCGAACTTAATAGGTACACCAGAACAAATAGCTGATCGCATCCTTGAATATGAAAATGTTGGTGTAAATTTATTACTTCTCCAGTTTTCGCCTCAATTGGAGGAAATGGGAAATTTCTCAAAAAAAGTAATGCCACTGGTAGAAGAAAGACGAAAAGCGAAGTATTAGTATAGGAGGTCTGTTTTATGACGGAAAAGATATACATTATTCATGAAAACGATGAATGGACAGATCATTTAACCCGCCGGCTGGATCAATTGGAGCTCCCCTATGAAAGATGGCATCTGGATGAAGGTATGGTTAATTTATCAGCTGTTCCACCAGAAGGAGTTTTTTACAGCCGAATGAGTGCATCCTCTCATACACGGGACCACCGATTTGCACCAGAATTAACAGAAGCGGTATTGGCATGGCTTGAGCGCCATGACAGAAAAGTAGTTAACGCAAGCCGCGCACTCCGACTTGAGGTAAGCAAAGTAAACCAGTATATGGCACTGGATAATGCCGGTATTCGCACACCAAAAACTATCGCTGCTATTGGCCGGCAGCAAATCATTCAGGCAGCGTGGGACATTGGCGTAAGTTCCTTTATTACGAAACATAATCGTGCTGGAAAGGGACTTGGGGTACAGCTGTTTCATTCGATAGAAGCATTGCAGGAATATCTCGACGGCCCATCCTTTGATTCTTCCATTGATGGAATCACGTTAATTCAGGAATATATTCAAGCACCGGAACCTTATATAACGCGGTGCGAGTTTGTTGGAGGAAAGTTTGTTTATGCCGTTCGTGTTGATACATCGGAAGGTTTTGAACTCTGCCCAGCCGATACCTGCAAGGTTGATGATTTATTCTGCCCTGTTGGCGATGAGACACCTGAAAAACCAAAGTTTCAAATAATCAATGACTTCCAGGATCCAATTATCGAAAAATATGAGACATTCCTAAGAAATAATGATATTCAAGTAGCAGGAATTGAATTTATTTACGATCAAAACGGTGAAATTTTCACCTATGATATCAATACCAATACAAACTATAATTCTGATGCCGAAGCACAAGCGGATAAATATGGCATGCTGGAATTAGCAAAGTATCTGGGTAATCAATTGAATGTTGTAAATAGTTAATTCGTGGCCCCCTTCTTATCGGTTGTGGGGCTTTTTTCTATTCAAATTGCTATCCTGTGATAAAATTAAACTATACGATTTTTGAACCCCCTTAAGAAAGGTTGATAGATAAATGGTTAATTCAAATACTGTGAAACTAACATCATTATCGTCCAAAGGAGGCTGCGGATGTAAAATTGGCCCCGCTGATTTA
This Virgibacillus phasianinus DNA region includes the following protein-coding sequences:
- a CDS encoding ATP-grasp domain-containing protein, which translates into the protein MTEKIYIIHENDEWTDHLTRRLDQLELPYERWHLDEGMVNLSAVPPEGVFYSRMSASSHTRDHRFAPELTEAVLAWLERHDRKVVNASRALRLEVSKVNQYMALDNAGIRTPKTIAAIGRQQIIQAAWDIGVSSFITKHNRAGKGLGVQLFHSIEALQEYLDGPSFDSSIDGITLIQEYIQAPEPYITRCEFVGGKFVYAVRVDTSEGFELCPADTCKVDDLFCPVGDETPEKPKFQIINDFQDPIIEKYETFLRNNDIQVAGIEFIYDQNGEIFTYDINTNTNYNSDAEAQADKYGMLELAKYLGNQLNVVNS
- a CDS encoding GntR family transcriptional regulator translates to MYINLDLEAEEPIYTQLKNQIIAGIAKQEIVPGEGLPSVRSLAADIGINLHTVNKAYQHLKQEGFILIHRQKGVVVNPDGIPEADEIYIGQLKHLLHPLIAESVCRDVSEKEFLELCSGLFNEFQKGEGGK